One bacterium DNA segment encodes these proteins:
- a CDS encoding metallophosphoesterase produces the protein MVKIGYTSDLHVDYSAENRELVSRLAEAADKAKPDVLIIGGDIAASPADFGWALGCFAELKCRKLVVAGNHDIWIESKTDILNGKDSGAKYRQILPQAASDSGFEFLHKEPVVIDGIGFAGCMGWFDYSFRNPKFDETATLAQYQAGRWQHPSNGKNFLWNDMQYVWWLKDLSAKISGFSRSDLCLSDDEIAKEMAQALSRQLDKLAEDEVRQVVVVTHFVPNRGLLEYRDTIPHDYFNAYHGSAKIEGVIRENTKVSHVLYGHSHVAKDATIDGVRYLSRPVGYLGNGRAVADASAKLAIIEI, from the coding sequence ATGGTCAAGATAGGCTACACTTCCGATCTGCATGTGGACTATTCCGCCGAGAATCGAGAACTGGTTTCGCGGCTGGCGGAAGCTGCTGATAAGGCAAAGCCTGATGTGTTGATCATAGGCGGGGATATCGCGGCCTCACCGGCGGATTTCGGGTGGGCGCTGGGATGCTTCGCGGAATTGAAATGCCGGAAACTGGTAGTCGCCGGGAATCACGATATCTGGATTGAGTCAAAGACGGATATTCTCAACGGCAAGGATTCAGGCGCCAAGTATCGGCAGATACTGCCGCAAGCAGCAAGCGATAGCGGTTTCGAATTCCTGCATAAGGAGCCGGTGGTCATTGATGGAATCGGTTTTGCAGGGTGTATGGGCTGGTTTGACTACTCATTCCGCAATCCCAAGTTTGACGAAACGGCGACACTTGCACAGTATCAGGCAGGGCGGTGGCAGCACCCCAGCAACGGGAAGAACTTTCTCTGGAACGATATGCAGTATGTGTGGTGGCTCAAGGATCTATCGGCGAAGATAAGTGGATTTTCGCGCAGTGATCTGTGTCTGTCGGATGATGAAATCGCAAAGGAGATGGCTCAAGCATTGTCACGCCAGCTTGATAAGCTGGCAGAGGATGAGGTGCGGCAAGTCGTGGTCGTCACGCACTTCGTGCCGAATCGAGGATTGCTAGAGTATCGCGATACAATCCCGCATGATTACTTCAATGCATACCACGGCAGTGCGAAGATCGAGGGCGTGATTCGCGAGAATACGAAAGTATCCCATGTTCTGTATGGTCACTCTCATGTTGCGAAGGATGCCACGATTGATGGTGTACGTTATCTCTCGCGGCCAGTCGGTTACTTGGGAAATGGCAGGGCGGTTGCGGATGCTTCGGCAAAGTTGGCAATTATCGAGATTTAA
- a CDS encoding class I SAM-dependent methyltransferase, with the protein MDYSRYTESNRRAWNEVTPMHQEAKQEKFFKAFKTPGYVSLDRLITERIRKIGLKGKRVAQLGCNDGRETLSLKNLGAETATGFDISDVAIAEAVRLSETSGVKCEFVQCDIYAIPEKYNGAFDFIYISIGVFGWMPDLAGFFRVASWLLVPGGEILIYEQHPVAEIFDAENRIEPLKIVNRYFNDEPMADDAGFDYWGGKSYRGEVSYWFFHTMGTIITRLIESGIQIKSLQEYPHDISSMWEHIEKTGKMLPLSYILHGQKL; encoded by the coding sequence GTGGATTACAGCAGATATACAGAATCGAATCGACGCGCCTGGAATGAAGTCACACCTATGCATCAGGAAGCAAAACAGGAGAAGTTTTTCAAGGCATTCAAGACGCCGGGCTATGTTTCTCTTGATCGGTTGATTACGGAGCGAATCCGAAAAATCGGATTGAAGGGGAAGCGAGTAGCACAACTTGGCTGTAACGATGGACGGGAGACCTTGTCGCTGAAGAATCTCGGAGCTGAAACCGCGACCGGCTTTGATATCTCGGATGTTGCTATTGCAGAGGCGGTTAGATTAAGCGAAACTTCGGGGGTGAAGTGCGAGTTTGTGCAGTGCGATATCTACGCAATACCTGAGAAATACAACGGCGCATTCGACTTCATCTACATCTCGATTGGAGTATTCGGGTGGATGCCTGATCTTGCGGGGTTCTTCAGGGTGGCTTCGTGGCTCTTAGTGCCGGGCGGTGAGATTTTGATATACGAACAACATCCGGTTGCCGAGATATTCGATGCGGAGAATCGTATTGAGCCGCTGAAGATCGTGAACCGGTACTTCAATGATGAACCGATGGCGGATGATGCCGGGTTTGACTATTGGGGTGGGAAAAGCTATCGCGGGGAAGTATCGTACTGGTTTTTCCACACGATGGGAACGATCATAACCAGACTCATTGAGAGCGGCATACAGATTAAGTCGTTGCAGGAGTATCCGCATGATATTTCATCCATGTGGGAGCATATCGAGAAAACCGGAAAGATGCTGCCGCTTAGCTACATACTTCACGGACAGAAGCTTTAG
- a CDS encoding PEP-CTERM sorting domain-containing protein: MRKFLIVAAVLVAIAGQAIAAPNLFVNGSPVAETPVAGANQDLMLTAYDEVEFTLLFESTSYSNRNTLYLHHWGNDNVYRTIFDDNEGVGTTRSFDLDGNYGFSLLSDQNDNGRYRSNEGDRWLFSDRSDTSPNSMPDDNYQFFRGYNTPFGNANYFFEDGNLAFSGDYDFLLFIDDARGGYGNYDHNDMVVGGRFASSSDEVPEPATIVLLGMGLLGAGVARRFRK; the protein is encoded by the coding sequence ATGAGAAAGTTTCTGATTGTAGCAGCTGTTCTGGTTGCGATTGCAGGCCAGGCTATAGCTGCTCCAAACCTGTTTGTTAATGGTTCGCCCGTTGCCGAAACTCCGGTTGCTGGCGCAAACCAGGATCTGATGCTCACCGCGTACGACGAGGTTGAGTTCACTCTTCTATTCGAGTCAACTTCGTACTCAAATCGCAACACGCTGTACTTGCATCATTGGGGCAACGACAATGTTTATCGCACGATCTTCGACGATAACGAAGGCGTTGGCACTACCCGTAGCTTTGACCTTGATGGCAATTATGGTTTCTCGCTTCTGAGCGACCAAAACGACAATGGCCGCTATCGCTCCAACGAAGGCGACAGATGGTTGTTCTCCGATCGTTCAGACACTTCGCCGAACAGCATGCCGGATGACAATTATCAGTTCTTCCGTGGTTACAACACTCCGTTCGGCAATGCCAACTACTTCTTCGAAGATGGCAACTTGGCGTTCTCAGGTGACTACGATTTCCTTCTCTTCATTGACGATGCCCGCGGTGGCTACGGAAACTACGACCATAACGATATGGTAGTAGGTGGCCGTTTCGCCAGCAGCAGCGATGAAGTCCCGGAACCGGCGACTATCGTACTTCTCGGCATGGGCCTTCTCGGTGCCGGAGTTGCTCGTAGATTCCGTAAGTAA
- a CDS encoding Glu/Leu/Phe/Val dehydrogenase encodes MKSDSFNPFAMAQQQFDEAAELLNLDSGTRELLRWPLREHQFSIPVRMDDGKTKIFRGFRVQHNDARGPSKGGIRFHPQETVDTVRALAMWMTWKCSVVNIPLGGGKGGVICDPHNLSQWEQQQICRGWVRQLWHNIGPLADVPAPDVMTNGQHMLWMLDEYEAIVGEKSPGLITGKPVGMGGSLGRTEATGYGVMYTVREALKQMNIKPENTTAAFQGFGNVSQYALQFYQMMGGKAVCVSCWDQKDQVSYTYRKLSGISFDELMSIVDRFGGIDKGKAKDLGYEILPGDAWIEQDVDILVPAAIENQVTADTVKKISKKVRIVAEGANGPTTPEADKFLEERGVFMIPDFLANAGGVTCSYFEQVQCNMNYYWEKDEVLSKLDTKMTAAFHDVSDLATKKKLYMRKAAYVIAVSRVAQACRDRGWV; translated from the coding sequence ATGAAGAGCGATTCGTTTAACCCCTTTGCGATGGCTCAGCAGCAGTTTGATGAAGCTGCCGAGTTGCTGAATCTCGACAGCGGCACACGCGAATTACTGCGTTGGCCTCTGCGCGAACATCAGTTCAGCATTCCCGTCCGCATGGACGATGGCAAAACCAAAATCTTCCGCGGCTTCCGCGTTCAGCACAATGATGCTCGTGGACCGAGCAAAGGCGGTATTCGTTTCCATCCGCAAGAAACCGTTGACACCGTTCGTGCTCTGGCAATGTGGATGACTTGGAAATGCTCTGTTGTCAATATTCCTCTCGGCGGCGGCAAGGGCGGCGTTATTTGCGATCCGCACAATCTCAGCCAATGGGAACAACAGCAAATCTGTCGCGGTTGGGTACGCCAACTCTGGCACAACATCGGCCCATTGGCTGATGTGCCGGCACCGGATGTTATGACCAACGGTCAGCACATGCTGTGGATGCTCGATGAATACGAAGCTATCGTCGGCGAAAAGAGCCCGGGTCTCATCACCGGCAAGCCGGTCGGTATGGGTGGCTCACTCGGTCGTACAGAAGCTACCGGTTACGGCGTGATGTACACAGTACGTGAAGCCCTCAAGCAGATGAATATCAAACCGGAAAACACCACCGCAGCTTTTCAGGGATTCGGCAACGTCTCCCAGTATGCCCTTCAATTCTATCAAATGATGGGCGGCAAGGCTGTTTGCGTTTCGTGCTGGGATCAGAAGGACCAAGTCTCCTACACCTATCGCAAACTGTCAGGCATCAGCTTCGACGAACTCATGAGCATCGTTGATCGCTTCGGCGGAATTGATAAAGGCAAAGCCAAGGATCTCGGCTACGAAATCCTTCCAGGCGACGCGTGGATCGAACAGGATGTCGATATCCTCGTTCCGGCGGCAATTGAAAACCAGGTTACTGCCGACACCGTGAAGAAAATCTCGAAGAAGGTTCGCATTGTTGCCGAAGGCGCCAATGGACCGACCACTCCGGAAGCCGATAAGTTCCTCGAAGAACGCGGCGTTTTCATGATCCCCGACTTCCTGGCGAACGCCGGCGGTGTGACTTGCAGCTACTTCGAACAAGTCCAGTGCAATATGAACTACTATTGGGAGAAGGACGAAGTGCTCAGCAAGCTTGACACCAAGATGACTGCGGCATTTCACGATGTCAGCGATCTGGCGACAAAGAAGAAACTGTACATGCGCAAAGCAGCTTACGTGATTGCTGTCAGCCGCGTGGCACAGGCCTGTCGCGACCGCGGTTGGGTATAG
- a CDS encoding nucleotidyltransferase domain-containing protein: MSNQDPKQDRLLWSLRERAKELNCLYRIEEWLNKPGATLEQVCNGIIEAIPGGWQHSDVCQARIMLTDITYAAPGFRESAWVMTETMNILDQSLGSISVYYTQQMPIEDDGPFLTEERKLLTTIADRLASHIAFHKMRAIHRRSDPSVGESSTQARPEWKVILNFLWRTDRNLYLTISTKMLNYLCWSGVVDARELSQDYYPDQAADAASLLSDSNVPHRKRVAMAGSEAVSDKIFKIASEHLSQEEIVAFVQRWITQDKLGFLVKTLANVNTPLPQLSEAIRRFHRMAPEDVDFPINTKRGLLVSLIRRIFSESLEYINIAKNYVDVYDIFEVMQNVIYLPGSQGKLGGKAAGIFLAGQILKKSVATNPLLTHIKTPKAWYITSDVVLHFMSYNNFDEVVEQKYKEVDQIRLEYPNVIQTFKNAVFPPEILKALSVVLDDFADHPLIVRSSSLLEDRTGASFSGKYKSLFLANQGSKDERLAALLDAIAEVYASTFGPDPIEYRAERGLLDFHEEMGIIIQQVIGTKSGKYFLPAFAGVAFSQNELRWSPRIRRSDGLIRIVPGLGTRAVDRTSDDYPILVSPGQPGLRVNVTADEMARYSPKMIDVINLETNTFETLHIDDLLHEFGDEIPMINQIVSIDKGDHIQRPLGHIDFASERLVVTFEGLLTNTPFVAQVQSILKTLEEKLGEPVDMEFAHDGTDFYLLQCRPQSHSEDSGPAALPKDVQPDKVLFTASRYVSNGRVPDITHLVYVDPQAYGSIKDRQTLLNVGRAVSRLNHILPKRQFILMGPGRWGSRGDIKLGVSVTYSDINNTAMLIEIARQSGHYVPDLSFGTHFFQDLVEAQIRYLPLYPDDGVNVMNDRFLLQSENILGEVLPEYESLSSVIRLIDVPRSAGGQVVHVLMNAELDKAVAMLAAPRARVQGEWHEPLLTEASGEHYWRWRFAIAEQIAAMIDPDRFGVLGFYLFGSTKNANAKPGSDIDILIHFAGTANQRQELESWLEGWSLCLSEVNFERTGLRVNKILDVHIVTDEDIANKNSYALKIGAVTDAARPLPIGKSTK, translated from the coding sequence ATGAGTAATCAAGACCCGAAACAAGATAGACTACTTTGGTCCTTGCGTGAGCGTGCCAAGGAACTGAATTGCCTTTACCGCATCGAAGAGTGGCTCAATAAGCCGGGTGCAACTCTTGAGCAAGTCTGTAACGGCATCATCGAAGCCATCCCCGGCGGCTGGCAACATTCTGATGTATGCCAGGCACGAATCATGTTGACCGATATCACCTACGCCGCTCCCGGGTTTCGCGAGAGCGCCTGGGTCATGACCGAAACGATGAATATCCTTGATCAGTCGCTCGGCTCGATCAGTGTCTATTACACGCAACAAATGCCCATTGAGGATGATGGTCCCTTCCTTACGGAGGAGCGCAAACTGCTCACCACGATCGCTGACCGACTTGCAAGTCACATTGCCTTCCACAAGATGCGAGCAATTCATCGCAGATCAGACCCGAGTGTCGGGGAATCATCAACCCAAGCCCGTCCGGAGTGGAAGGTAATCCTAAACTTCCTCTGGCGCACTGATCGCAACCTGTATCTGACGATTTCTACGAAAATGCTCAATTACCTCTGCTGGAGCGGTGTTGTCGACGCCCGCGAACTGTCGCAGGACTACTACCCCGACCAAGCCGCTGATGCCGCTTCACTCCTCAGTGATTCAAATGTTCCGCACCGCAAACGTGTGGCTATGGCCGGCAGCGAAGCAGTTAGCGATAAGATATTCAAGATTGCCTCCGAACATTTATCACAGGAAGAAATTGTCGCCTTCGTCCAACGATGGATAACTCAGGACAAACTCGGTTTTCTTGTCAAGACACTCGCGAACGTAAACACTCCTCTGCCTCAGCTTAGCGAAGCTATCAGACGATTCCATCGCATGGCGCCGGAGGATGTAGATTTCCCGATCAACACCAAGCGCGGTCTGTTAGTCTCGCTGATCCGCCGCATCTTTTCTGAGTCGCTTGAGTATATTAACATCGCCAAGAACTACGTCGACGTATACGACATCTTCGAGGTCATGCAGAACGTCATCTACCTTCCCGGCTCACAAGGCAAGTTGGGCGGCAAAGCTGCCGGAATATTTCTCGCCGGACAAATCCTCAAGAAATCCGTCGCCACAAATCCGCTGTTGACTCATATCAAGACGCCAAAGGCATGGTACATCACCTCTGACGTCGTCTTGCATTTCATGAGTTACAACAATTTCGATGAAGTCGTTGAGCAGAAGTACAAAGAGGTCGATCAGATTCGCCTCGAATATCCAAATGTCATCCAGACATTCAAAAACGCCGTATTCCCACCGGAAATTCTCAAAGCACTTTCAGTCGTACTCGATGACTTTGCCGACCATCCGTTGATCGTCCGTAGTTCGAGCCTTCTCGAAGATCGCACCGGCGCATCCTTTTCTGGAAAATACAAGAGCCTGTTCTTAGCAAACCAAGGCTCCAAAGACGAACGCCTCGCCGCCTTGCTTGATGCCATCGCAGAGGTCTATGCCTCTACCTTTGGACCCGACCCAATCGAATACCGCGCCGAACGCGGCTTGCTCGACTTCCATGAAGAGATGGGAATCATAATCCAGCAGGTTATCGGTACAAAATCGGGCAAGTACTTCCTTCCAGCCTTCGCGGGCGTTGCTTTCAGCCAAAACGAGCTTCGCTGGTCACCGCGCATTCGCCGCAGCGACGGGCTGATTCGTATTGTGCCCGGTCTTGGTACTCGTGCCGTCGACCGCACCAGTGATGACTATCCTATTCTCGTTTCACCCGGCCAACCGGGCTTGCGAGTCAATGTGACAGCAGACGAAATGGCACGCTATTCGCCCAAGATGATCGACGTCATTAATCTCGAGACGAATACTTTCGAAACTCTGCACATCGATGACTTGCTTCACGAGTTTGGTGACGAGATTCCCATGATCAATCAAATCGTCTCCATCGACAAAGGCGATCACATTCAACGACCTCTCGGCCACATCGACTTTGCAAGTGAACGACTGGTCGTAACCTTTGAGGGCCTTCTGACCAACACGCCGTTTGTTGCACAGGTGCAATCAATACTAAAGACGCTTGAAGAAAAACTTGGCGAGCCGGTCGACATGGAATTCGCCCACGACGGCACCGATTTCTATCTCTTGCAGTGTCGCCCCCAAAGTCATTCTGAAGACAGCGGTCCCGCCGCTCTTCCCAAAGACGTACAACCGGACAAAGTCCTTTTCACCGCAAGCCGATATGTTTCAAACGGACGTGTCCCCGACATAACGCATCTTGTCTATGTCGATCCGCAAGCATACGGCTCCATCAAAGACCGCCAAACCTTGCTCAATGTTGGCCGTGCGGTAAGCCGGCTGAATCATATTCTCCCCAAACGTCAGTTTATCCTGATGGGTCCCGGCCGCTGGGGTAGTCGTGGCGACATCAAGCTTGGAGTCAGCGTCACCTATTCCGACATCAACAACACAGCTATGCTGATAGAAATCGCACGACAGAGTGGGCACTACGTCCCAGACTTGTCATTCGGAACCCACTTCTTCCAAGACTTGGTCGAAGCCCAAATTCGCTATCTCCCGCTCTATCCCGACGATGGCGTCAATGTCATGAATGACCGCTTCCTTCTACAGTCCGAGAATATCCTTGGTGAAGTTCTGCCCGAATATGAATCGCTCTCAAGTGTGATTCGCTTGATTGATGTGCCGCGTAGTGCTGGTGGTCAGGTCGTTCACGTTTTGATGAATGCTGAATTGGACAAGGCGGTTGCCATGTTGGCTGCTCCAAGAGCGCGGGTTCAAGGCGAATGGCATGAACCGCTTCTCACCGAAGCATCTGGCGAACACTACTGGCGCTGGCGCTTCGCCATTGCCGAACAGATTGCCGCGATGATCGACCCCGACCGCTTCGGCGTCCTCGGTTTTTATCTGTTTGGATCTACAAAGAATGCAAATGCCAAGCCCGGAAGCGACATCGATATCCTGATACACTTCGCCGGTACTGCCAATCAGCGGCAAGAGCTCGAGAGTTGGCTTGAAGGCTGGAGTTTGTGTCTGTCCGAGGTCAACTTCGAACGCACCGGACTCAGAGTTAACAAGATTTTGGACGTTCACATCGTGACCGACGAGGACATCGCTAACAAGAATAGCTATGCCCTTAAGATCGGCGCCGTTACCGATGCAGCACGCCCACTGCCGATTGGCAAGTCAACAAAGTAA
- a CDS encoding viroplasmin family protein: protein MREQRYHLKFSLHHCQSCTDRAPQARLKSFHAPAEAQAWRPRRG, encoded by the coding sequence ATACGCGAACAGCGGTATCATCTGAAATTCTCTCTTCACCATTGTCAAAGTTGCACAGACCGCGCGCCGCAAGCACGACTCAAGTCTTTTCACGCGCCTGCAGAAGCCCAAGCATGGCGACCCAGGCGGGGATGA
- a CDS encoding NADPH-dependent oxidoreductase — translation MNEVFELLRTHKSIRRYTDKSVEPELLDRIIDCARQAPTSSNLQPYSIVVVRDKTKKQLLAQYCGNQVWIEQCPVFLVICPDLRRLNEVCNIRGYQFKDRHIEISIVSIVDASLVAQNIAVASESAGLGICMIGGIRNNPDKVCELLKLPQRVFPLMGICLGYPDQEPMIKPRLPHGAVVHNEEYNDENLHTYLHEYDETLRGTGLYEGAHRKLPAPDGREVPPDYSWTEHTARRAATNNPATLRVHMKTFLEERKIGLE, via the coding sequence ATGAACGAAGTTTTCGAATTACTACGGACACATAAGTCGATTCGCCGCTACACCGACAAATCGGTCGAACCTGAGTTGCTCGACAGAATTATCGATTGTGCTCGGCAAGCGCCGACGTCTTCGAATCTCCAGCCTTACTCGATTGTTGTCGTGCGCGACAAGACGAAGAAGCAACTTCTTGCGCAATACTGCGGTAATCAAGTCTGGATCGAGCAATGCCCGGTCTTTCTCGTCATCTGCCCCGATCTTCGCCGACTCAACGAGGTCTGCAACATTCGCGGCTATCAGTTCAAAGACCGTCACATCGAAATTTCAATTGTCTCAATCGTCGATGCCTCCTTAGTCGCGCAGAATATCGCCGTAGCATCCGAGTCCGCTGGGTTGGGTATCTGTATGATTGGCGGCATCCGCAACAATCCCGACAAGGTCTGCGAATTACTCAAACTGCCGCAGCGAGTCTTTCCGCTCATGGGCATCTGCCTCGGCTATCCCGATCAGGAACCAATGATCAAACCGCGTCTACCTCATGGAGCCGTCGTGCACAATGAAGAATACAACGATGAAAATCTTCACACGTACTTGCACGAATATGACGAGACTTTACGAGGCACAGGCTTATATGAGGGCGCACATCGCAAGCTTCCAGCTCCTGATGGTCGCGAAGTCCCGCCTGACTATTCCTGGACCGAGCACACCGCGCGTCGCGCCGCGACCAATAATCCTGCGACATTGCGCGTTCACATGAAGACTTTTCTTGAAGAACGGAAGATTGGATTGGAATGA
- the hemG gene encoding protoporphyrinogen oxidase — translation MTLQLCDELGLTEQLERANESVNNRFILKGGRLRSVPMSPPKFLMADIISWPGKLRIAMEPFAKARPEGIDESIYDFACRRIGREAADYLVQPMVSGVYGGVAEKMSLQSCFAIMREMEDEYGSLFKAMIAKSKAAKAKGKKSGSPSGPGGWLTSFKGGLDKIVVRFQEKYAPFIAVGKCVRTITKSDDGYRVECNDGSSETARQVVIATPSYETAKMTSGLSQDLSKALAAISYAPIGVVCTGYRAEQVKASVDGFGFLVPKKENRKILGSIWTSSIFTDRAPKGMIQFRTMVGGDGFHESVRMSDDELLSTVKNDMNDIMRISGEPKIVKMYRWKYGIPQYHVGHRKLLDTIESELKSIGGVHIAGNAYYGIGLNDCVKQAHKVAGLIF, via the coding sequence TTGACGCTGCAACTCTGCGACGAACTTGGATTGACAGAACAACTTGAGCGCGCAAACGAGAGCGTCAACAATCGGTTCATTCTCAAGGGCGGACGCTTGCGGTCGGTACCGATGTCTCCGCCGAAATTCCTGATGGCGGATATCATTAGTTGGCCGGGAAAGCTGCGAATCGCAATGGAGCCTTTTGCGAAGGCGAGACCGGAGGGGATTGACGAATCGATTTATGATTTCGCCTGTCGTCGCATTGGTCGCGAGGCGGCGGACTATCTTGTGCAGCCGATGGTTTCCGGCGTGTATGGCGGCGTTGCAGAGAAAATGTCGCTGCAATCGTGTTTCGCGATCATGCGCGAGATGGAAGACGAGTACGGATCATTGTTCAAGGCGATGATTGCCAAATCGAAAGCGGCAAAGGCGAAGGGCAAGAAGAGCGGAAGTCCTTCAGGACCGGGCGGATGGCTGACTTCGTTCAAAGGCGGATTGGACAAGATCGTTGTTCGGTTTCAGGAAAAGTATGCACCATTTATCGCAGTTGGAAAGTGTGTTCGCACGATAACAAAATCCGATGATGGATACAGGGTTGAGTGCAATGACGGCAGCTCGGAGACAGCACGACAAGTAGTAATCGCGACGCCATCTTATGAAACAGCAAAGATGACGAGCGGTTTGTCACAGGACTTGTCGAAGGCGCTGGCGGCGATTTCGTACGCACCGATAGGAGTTGTCTGTACCGGATATCGTGCGGAGCAAGTAAAGGCTTCGGTGGACGGGTTCGGGTTCTTGGTTCCCAAGAAAGAGAATCGCAAGATACTGGGTTCAATTTGGACATCGTCGATATTTACCGATCGTGCGCCGAAAGGGATGATTCAGTTCCGCACTATGGTTGGCGGTGATGGCTTTCACGAATCGGTGAGAATGTCCGATGACGAGTTGTTGTCGACCGTGAAAAACGACATGAACGACATTATGCGCATCAGCGGAGAACCAAAGATTGTTAAAATGTATCGCTGGAAGTATGGAATTCCACAGTATCATGTTGGCCATCGGAAACTGCTCGACACAATTGAAAGCGAACTGAAATCAATCGGTGGTGTCCATATTGCGGGCAACGCGTACTACGGTATCGGACTCAACGACTGTGTCAAGCAAGCGCACAAGGTGGCAGGGCTCATCTTTTAG
- a CDS encoding FAD-dependent oxidoreductase, with protein sequence MSANDVIIIGGGISGLAVLHYLRRDKPQLKVRLLEAEPRLGGTIGTDRIDGYSFDSGTERISRSRAFDAATLRRTWIDRTT encoded by the coding sequence ATGTCAGCAAATGACGTGATCATCATTGGCGGTGGAATTTCCGGATTGGCAGTGCTGCATTACCTTCGCCGCGATAAGCCGCAGTTGAAAGTGAGACTTCTTGAGGCCGAACCGCGTTTGGGCGGGACAATCGGCACGGATAGGATTGACGGTTACAGCTTTGACTCAGGGACCGAACGGATTTCTCGATCGCGAGCCTTTGACGCTGCAACTCTGCGACGAACTTGGATTGACAGAACAACTTGA
- the hemH gene encoding ferrochelatase, which translates to MKKKLAVILLAMGGPNSTADIPEFLYNIFSDRAIIRLPGGAVLQKPFARLISRLRSKNVAEHYSHIGGGSPLLKWTQAQARLIGDHLQRDFDEVTCYIGMRYFRPSIETAIKSAVEDGYEQICFLPLYPQFATATTGSSFAVARDVLKTYSQMKATYINDFHDNVEYTRLLGAYIDRNIQPGETLMFSAHSLPQKFVDEGDPYVEQVKKTAAMSAGKREYHLAFQSRTGPVKWVGPDTVVEVKRLLEDPERKLFIVPISFVCDHIETLYELDIQLKELVGEEKGSRIRRMPMFNDDPSFGRILAELIRAKVGENVSK; encoded by the coding sequence ATGAAGAAAAAACTCGCCGTCATTTTGCTCGCAATGGGCGGTCCAAACTCTACTGCCGACATACCGGAATTTCTCTATAACATATTTTCTGACCGGGCGATTATCAGATTGCCGGGCGGCGCTGTTTTGCAGAAGCCGTTTGCGCGGTTGATATCGCGATTGCGATCGAAGAACGTTGCCGAACATTACAGTCACATCGGCGGCGGATCGCCGCTGCTCAAATGGACGCAGGCACAAGCGCGGTTGATCGGCGATCATCTACAGAGAGACTTCGACGAAGTAACTTGCTATATTGGAATGCGGTATTTCCGACCAAGCATTGAAACTGCGATCAAGTCAGCTGTCGAGGACGGATACGAGCAGATATGCTTCTTGCCGCTCTACCCGCAGTTTGCAACCGCAACAACGGGGTCGTCGTTTGCAGTTGCGCGAGATGTGCTAAAGACGTATTCGCAAATGAAGGCGACCTATATCAACGATTTTCACGACAACGTGGAATACACGCGACTACTGGGGGCATACATTGATCGCAATATTCAGCCCGGCGAGACATTGATGTTTTCGGCGCATTCGTTGCCGCAGAAGTTTGTGGATGAAGGTGATCCGTATGTCGAGCAGGTGAAGAAGACGGCTGCAATGTCGGCGGGGAAGCGCGAGTATCATCTTGCATTCCAGAGTCGCACGGGACCGGTCAAGTGGGTGGGGCCGGATACAGTGGTAGAAGTTAAGAGATTATTGGAAGATCCGGAACGTAAGTTGTTTATTGTGCCGATTAGTTTCGTGTGCGACCATATTGAGACGCTGTATGAGTTGGATATACAATTGAAGGAACTGGTCGGGGAGGAAAAGGGAAGTCGCATTCGGCGGATGCCGATGTTCAACGACGATCCGAGTTTTGGACGAATACTGGCGGAGCTGATCCGAGCCAAGGTAGGCGAGAATGTCAGCAAATGA